Below is a genomic region from Deinococcus koreensis.
GACGACCTGCTCGACCTGGCCGGCGAGGAGGCGCTCATCGGCAAGCCCGTGGGCGGCGATCTGCGCGAGGGCAAGGCAACCCTGCCGCTGCTCTACCTGCTGGACGGCCCGCACGGCGCCGAGGTGCGCGCCGTGCTGGAGCGCCGCGCCGCCCAGGACGGCGACGTCGCCCGCGTGCGTGAGCTGGCCGTGCAGGGCGGCGCCTTTACGCGCACCCGTGAGGAAATCCGCCGCCGCGCCGCGCTGGCTGCCGCCGCCCTGGGGGTCTTCCCGCCCTCCGAGGCCCGCGAGGGGCTGGAACGGCTGGCTCATAAGGAGATCGAACGCGCCCGGTAAAGGCGGCGCCTTCAACCTGCGCTCAACCTATGCCTGTCATCACCGCGCTTGATGGATCCGTGCCTGTCCCTCTGAACCCCCACACGGTCTCCCTGAACGGAGTGGAGGGTATCGCCCAGGCCTGCCCGAGTTTCCCGCATCGGCCCGATCCGATCTCCAGTCAGGTTCGCGTGGCCCCGTCCTGATCCGGTGGACGGCCGCTCCTCCCCGTCGCCTGGCAATCGCCAGGTTCGCCTGCCCTCCTGCACGCATCCCGATACTGGAACCGCTTCCCCTGCAGCGCGTGTCTGTCGCTGAAAAAGGCGGCAGCCCGGTGGGGTTGACGCTGACCTCACGGCCCGGCTAGAACGGTGGACGGTTTGAGCATCCAGACCTACCCGGAGCACCCTCCTTTGCCCTCTCAGGTTGTCTATGCGAGTCGGGCGGGGCGTGTATGCTTCGGGGGTCAGCAAAGCCATCCAGAGCGCCGCGTACCGTCGTGGCCGGCAAGAAGGAGACCCACACATGCGGGCATCAGGACTCAACTGGCAGGGCCTCATGGAACAGCTCCAGCAGGCACTGCCCCACTGCGAGGTGACCGATCAGTCGCTCGCCTATTTCAAGTATCCCCGGCGCACCGTGTCGCTGAACCTGCCGGTTCGTATGGACGACGGCTCCGTGCGGATGTTCCGGGCCTACCGCTCGGTACACAGCAATTCGCGTGGCCCCGCCATGGGCGGCGTGCGCCTGAAAGCCGGCCTGAACGCCCACGAATGCGAGGTGCTGGCCGCCATCATGACCCTGAAAGCGGCCGTGGCCGACCTGCCCCTGGGCGGCGCGAAGGGCGGCGTGGACGTCGATCCGGCGACCCTCAGCGAGCATGAGTTGCAGGGGCTGGCCCGGCGCTATTCCAGCGAACTCGTGAAGTTCATCGGACACCACGAGGACATCCTGGCCCCCGACGTGGGCACCGACGAGCAGGTCATGGCCTGGATCCTCGACGCCTACGCCGAGAACACCGGCGAGACCCTGAGCGGCGTGGTGGTCGGCAAGCCCATTCCGCTGGGCGGCTCCTACGGCAGCAAGGACGCCCGGGGCCGCTCGGCCGCGCTGATCACGGGGCGCGTGCTGGAGGAGGCCGGGCGCACGCTGAACCACGCCCGAGTCGCTGTGTACGGCTTCGGCGCGGTGGGTCGCCGGGCCGCGCAGAGCCTGGCCGAGCAGGGCGCGCTGGTGGTCGCCGTGAGCGATCAGGGCGGCGCCACCTACGCCAGCAGCGGGCTGGACGTGGCCGCCGTGACCGCCCACCGCCAGCGCCACGGCTCGGTGCAGGGCTACGCCACCGACATCACCCCCGACGAGCTGACCGAGCTGGACGTGGACGTGCTGATGCTGGCCTACGACTACGGCGCCATCAACGCGGGCAACGCCCACGCGGTACGTGCCGACTACGTGGTCGAGGCCACCAACCGCGCCGTGCTGCCCGAGGCCGAGCGCTTCCTGAAAGAGCAGGGCGT
It encodes:
- a CDS encoding Glu/Leu/Phe/Val family dehydrogenase, coding for MRASGLNWQGLMEQLQQALPHCEVTDQSLAYFKYPRRTVSLNLPVRMDDGSVRMFRAYRSVHSNSRGPAMGGVRLKAGLNAHECEVLAAIMTLKAAVADLPLGGAKGGVDVDPATLSEHELQGLARRYSSELVKFIGHHEDILAPDVGTDEQVMAWILDAYAENTGETLSGVVVGKPIPLGGSYGSKDARGRSAALITGRVLEEAGRTLNHARVAVYGFGAVGRRAAQSLAEQGALVVAVSDQGGATYASSGLDVAAVTAHRQRHGSVQGYATDITPDELTELDVDVLMLAYDYGAINAGNAHAVRADYVVEATNRAVLPEAERFLKEQGVTVLPDLVASIGGVVVNYLEWVQDASNFFWTEEEIESAIDQRVNPALDAVLAFMRTRGTDMRTAAYAIALNRLHDATVMRGVYP